A stretch of the Xylocopa sonorina isolate GNS202 chromosome 12, iyXylSono1_principal, whole genome shotgun sequence genome encodes the following:
- the Lgs gene encoding BCL9 domain-containing protein legless isoform X4 has protein sequence MASAIAIEPLHVQQASNMKTEKKTAEPSCVPTTVVKEEPDTDPVKIKEEGTGGNNDDNNGDDTTECPRDSCLDPSNGDGTLSGDNQNNSANQPILNSVKQEGDHNNPTDDMPDCSGNVITADGIQPLVSNVLAKQMGTSTGSGEAQYMQQQSQIFVFSTTLANKGADAVLQGQYPSIIAYHCAQPGTKKYLEKLPNKVNQFRQNPAQWLNNLAMMKQKGHQGGTNNTFQNEQPPDLPALDPNAPPFWNEQPNLRNLNGGNTLGNSEPSLDDANIDVPCLVPSSPGNSANPQPSNSTTMGHSPNLLGGTTSPGPGSLQPSLQGVKVPDENLTPQQRQHREVQLATIRKMQMMLFPEHKEEPANTLDAAQGTAVSTCPSTNVPSVVPTQCPPTMDWHKLHQFHDGKNKASVGSPGTGVPLRGANMVGVPRSQGPPPPYHQTTRSASVPIAIQSPNPSSPNNPTSNLSLPSPRASSALNSPADCNRQFQLSNQRTSHLPGQSPTSQDSPNPTVGNATAVSTTRLNHSNPGTPVSHSHISTLSPSGTTAQKDSSLDFSTSQPPNVDGMFCRTLQSLAQQKQQHGAVNAAGVKEANLMPVPSPQQIQYLNTFEGQELTIQKQPNTSLKDGNLSTNTASNTDISNRILPGNLDSSNQFPARSEGASPVQMDSMNRGFTGSLHSPHTPHTPHTPGNGAPHTPVDPGKSGNKSSASAQSSPAPHNTNIPDSMGPPRTVPASPTTKSDTSPPSTKDTQQQQTQSQQQQQQSQQQSQQPPQQQQQQQQQQQQQQQQQQQQQQNTVTNQSNSGNTTVVPSLGGPSAAFPCGRPSINVSQPSDNVPLNPNNIGGRLGSLTAMSTNHFDPITSLAQMSQQLTNTAASNSLGNEGPIHSGNTGMMQFGNPHGMHMMQMGGEMNGSCHMGGPANEPGEVGGMCMGLAGPPTSYSPTTSHTGSPGVPSKMGHPIMGHGMMSSHSSNAAGTYPGGDPHGPPPRLMTGHVTGPSPYNGANVQVKPSAPNTIQYLPARPNVGHTPRGPPSLDFLQRFTNPLSNLESKMGTPSVNLQYFPNGCVPNSMGPHSGMPSTMSGGLPAMGGSPRMDGQSMNTSVGVHPSMRPVGNMRPQPNLMRMQHMVGGGVFPGGSMDPDKVFPPDMVSQVPNQPNPGMYVSGSKGSPMGLGPPPDATQPLPPSMGGATSNFKNSPFVGSGPSMSDPNYAQQFHNFQQQLYATGTRGSGPPHPSLHPPPNSHSHQQFFMPK, from the exons ATGGCGTCCGCAATTGCTATCGAG ccgctacacgTCCAGCAAGCATCAAACATGAAAACAGAAAAGAAGACAGCGGAACCAAGTTGCGTACCAACCACTGTTGtcaaagaggaaccagacacaGATCCAGTAAAGATCAAGGAGGAAGGCACTGGGGGTAACAATGATGATAATAATGGAGATGATACCACGGAATGTCCTAGGGATTCTTGTTTGGATCCTTCAAACGGGGATGGTACTTTATCGGGAGATAATCAAAATAACAGTGCAAATCAGCCGATTCTAAACTCAGTGAAGCAAGAAGGTGATCATAACAATCCGACGGATGACATGCCCG ATTGCAGTGGTAACGTGATCACTGCGGACGGtattcaaccattagttagtaATGTTCTTGCGAAACAGATGGGAACTAGCACGGGAAGTGGTGAAGCTCAGTATATGCAACAACAAAGTCAAATTTTTGTATTTTCTACAACATTAGCGAATAAAGGTGCAGATGCAGTGTTGCAAGGACAGTATCCATCAATTATCGCTTACCATTGTGCACAGCCGGGCACTAAAAAGTATTTGGAG AAACTTCCTAATAAAGTTAATCAATTTCGTCAAAATCCTGCACAATGGTTAAACAATCTTGCAATGATGAAACAAAAGGGACATCAAGGAGGTACAAATAATACTTTTCAAAATGAGCAACCTCCAGATTTACCAGCCCTTGATCCTAATGCTCCTCCATTTTGGAATGAACAACCTAATCTAAGGAACTTGAACGGTGGTAATACTCTTGGTAACTCTGAACCATCGTTGGACGATGCAAATATAGATGTGCCTTGCCTAGTACCAAGTTCACCTGGTAATTCAG CGAATCCGCAACCTTCTAATAGTACTACAATGGGCCATAGTCCCAATTTATTAGGAGGTACTACCAGTCCAGGTCCGGGCAGTTTACAGCCATCACTGCAAGGTGTGAAAGTTCCGGACGAAAATTTAACCCCGCAACAAAGGCAACATCGAGAAGTTCAGTTAGCGACTATTAGGAAAATGCAAATGATGCTGTTCCCTGAACATAAAGAGGAACCCGCTAATACGCTAGACGCGGCACAGGGAACAGCAGTATCGACGTGTCCGTCAACAAATGTTCCTTCGGTTGTACCAACTCAATGTCCTCCGACTATGGATTGGCACAAATTGCATCAGTTTCATGATGGGAAAAACAAG GCCAGTGTTGGAAGTCCTGGAACTGGTGTTCCTTTACGAGGTGCTAATATGGTTGGTGTTCCACGCAGTCAAGGTCCACCGCCTCCATATCATCAAACAACCCGATCTGCGAGTGTGCCAATCGCGATACAAAGTCCAAATCCTTCTTCACCTAACAATCCGACCAGTAATTTATCGCTGCCGTCACCTCGCGCTAGTTCAGCTCTAAATTCTCCCGCAGACTGCAACAGACAGTTTCAACTTAGCAATCAGAGAACAAGCCACCTACCTGGACAAAGTCCGACCAGTCAAGACTCTCCGAATCCTACGGTTGGAAATGCAACAGCCGTATCAACAACGAGACTTAATCACAGTAATCCAGGAACTCCTGTTTCTCACTCACACATTTCGACGCTTAGCCCTAGTGGAACGACTGCTCAAAAAGATTCTTCTTTAGACTTCTCCACCAGTCAACCTCCGAATG TGGATGGTATGTTTTGCCGCACGCTGCAATCCTTAGCTCAGCAAAAGCAGCAACACGGAGCGGTGAACGCAGCGGGTGTTAAGGAAGCGAATCTGATGCCGGTACCGAGTCCTCAACAGATTCAATATCTTAACACCTTTGAGGGACAGGAATTGACTATACAGAAGCAACCAAATACAAGTCTGAAGGATGGCAATTTATCTAC AAATACGGCCAGCAATACAGATATATCGAACAGAATTTTGCCAGGAAATTTGGACAGTAGCAATCAATTTCCTGCCAGATCTGAGGGTGCGAGTCCGGTTCAAATGGATAGCATGAATCGTGGTTTCACAGGCTCCTTACACAGTCCACATACTCCACATACTCCACATACGCCGGGCAATGGTGCTCCACATACGCCGGTCGACCCTGGTAAATCTGGAAACAAGTCGAGTGCGAGTGCCCAAAGTAGTCCAGCTCCGCACAACACGAATATACCAGATAGTATGGGTCCCCCACGAACAGTACCAGCATCGCCTACCACAAAATCAGATACATCACCGCCATCAACGAAAGATACTCAACAACAGCAAACTCAGTcccaacaacagcaacagcaatcGCAACAACAATCACAGCAGCCAccccaacagcagcagcagcagcagcagcaacaacaacaacaacagcagcagcagcaacaacaacaacagaacACAGTTACGAATCAAAGTAATAGCGGGAATACAACGGTGGTGCCATCTTTAGGTGGTCCAAGCGCCGCTTTCCCTTGCGGCAGACCGTCTATTAATGTGAGTCAACCTTCAGACAATGTGCCTCTTAATCCCAACAATATCGGAGGGCGACTGGGCAGTCTAACTGCAATGAGTACAAATCACTTCGATCCTATAACTTCCCTGGCTCAAATGAGCCAGCAACTGACCAACACAGCGGCCAGCAACTCGTTAGGTAACGAAGGACCGATTCATTCTGGAAACACCGGGATGATGCAGTTCGGGAATCCTCACGGTATGCATATGATGCAAATGGGCGGCGAAATGAACGGAAGTTGCCACATGGGAGGTCCGGCTAACGAGCCAGGCGAAGTAGGAGGTATGTGTATGGGTCTGGCAGGGCCGCCGACCAGCTACAGTCCGACAACTTCGCACACAGGAAGCCCGGGTGTGCCCAGTAAAATGGGACATCCCATTATGGGTCACGGGATGATGAGCAGTCATTCGAGTAATGCGGCTGGCACGTATCCTGGTGGTGATCCTCACGGACCACCGCCAAGATTGATGACGGGACACGTGACTGGTCCTAGTCCTTACAACGGAGCGAACGTTCAAGTGAAACCTAGCGCTCCAAACACGATACAATATCTACCAGCAAGGCCCAACGTTGGCCACACGCCTAGAGGGCCGCCTAGCTTGGACTTCCTGCAACGATTCACGAATCCCTTGTCTAATTTAGAGTCAAAGATGGGCACACCGTCTGTAAATCTTCAGTACTTCCCGAATGGTTGTGTACCAAACAGTATGGGCCCGCATAGCGGCATGCCATCAACCATGAGTGGTGGACTTCCTGCAATGGGTGGTTCTCCGAGGATGGACGGGCAATCGATGAATACGTCCGTTGGCGTGCATCCGTCGATGAGACCAGTCGGCAATATGAGACCCCAGCCTAATCTGATGCGAATGCAGCATATGGTTGGTGGTGGCGTCTTTCCAGGCGGTTCGATGGACCCGGATAAAGTCTTCCCGCCCGACATGGTATCGCAAGTTCCCAATCAACCAAACCCTGGCATGTACGTATCCGGCAGCAAAGGCAGTCCCATGGGATTAGGACCGCCGCCAGACGCGACTCAGCCGTTACCTCCGAGCATGGGTGGTGCTACTAGTAATTTCAAGAACAGTCCGTTCGTCGGTAGCGGACCTAGCATGTCGGATCCCAATTATGCTCAACAATTCCACAACTTCCAGCAACAGCTTTACGCAACTGGGACGAGGGGTAGTGGACCGCCGCATCCCTCTCTACATCCGCCGCCGAACTCACATTCGCATCAGCAATTCTTCATGCCGAAATAG
- the Lgs gene encoding BCL9 domain-containing protein legless isoform X6, translated as MKTEKKTAEPSCVPTTVVKEEPDTDPVKIKEEGTGGNNDDNNGDDTTECPRDSCLDPSNGDGTLSGDNQNNSANQPILNSVKQEGDHNNPTDDMPDCSGNVITADGIQPLVSNVLAKQMGTSTGSGEAQYMQQQSQIFVFSTTLANKGADAVLQGQYPSIIAYHCAQPGTKKYLEKLPNKVNQFRQNPAQWLNNLAMMKQKGHQGGTNNTFQNEQPPDLPALDPNAPPFWNEQPNLRNLNGGNTLGNSEPSLDDANIDVPCLVPSSPGNSANPQPSNSTTMGHSPNLLGGTTSPGPGSLQPSLQGVKVPDENLTPQQRQHREVQLATIRKMQMMLFPEHKEEPANTLDAAQGTAVSTCPSTNVPSVVPTQCPPTMDWHKLHQFHDGKNKASVGSPGTGVPLRGANMVGVPRSQGPPPPYHQTTRSASVPIAIQSPNPSSPNNPTSNLSLPSPRASSALNSPADCNRQFQLSNQRTSHLPGQSPTSQDSPNPTVGNATAVSTTRLNHSNPGTPVSHSHISTLSPSGTTAQKDSSLDFSTSQPPNVDGMFCRTLQSLAQQKQQHGAVNAAGVKEANLMPVPSPQQIQYLNTFEGQELTIQKQPNTSLKDGNLSTNTASNTDISNRILPGNLDSSNQFPARSEGASPVQMDSMNRGFTGSLHSPHTPHTPHTPGNGAPHTPVDPGKSGNKSSASAQSSPAPHNTNIPDSMGPPRTVPASPTTKSDTSPPSTKDTQQQQTQSQQQQQQSQQQSQQPPQQQQQQQQQQQQQQQQQQQQQQNTVTNQSNSGNTTVVPSLGGPSAAFPCGRPSINVSQPSDNVPLNPNNIGGRLGSLTAMSTNHFDPITSLAQMSQQLTNTAASNSLGNEGPIHSGNTGMMQFGNPHGMHMMQMGGEMNGSCHMGGPANEPGEVGGMCMGLAGPPTSYSPTTSHTGSPGVPSKMGHPIMGHGMMSSHSSNAAGTYPGGDPHGPPPRLMTGHVTGPSPYNGANVQVKPSAPNTIQYLPARPNVGHTPRGPPSLDFLQRFTNPLSNLESKMGTPSVNLQYFPNGCVPNSMGPHSGMPSTMSGGLPAMGGSPRMDGQSMNTSVGVHPSMRPVGNMRPQPNLMRMQHMVGGGVFPGGSMDPDKVFPPDMVSQVPNQPNPGMYVSGSKGSPMGLGPPPDATQPLPPSMGGATSNFKNSPFVGSGPSMSDPNYAQQFHNFQQQLYATGTRGSGPPHPSLHPPPNSHSHQQFFMPK; from the exons ATGAAAACAGAAAAGAAGACAGCGGAACCAAGTTGCGTACCAACCACTGTTGtcaaagaggaaccagacacaGATCCAGTAAAGATCAAGGAGGAAGGCACTGGGGGTAACAATGATGATAATAATGGAGATGATACCACGGAATGTCCTAGGGATTCTTGTTTGGATCCTTCAAACGGGGATGGTACTTTATCGGGAGATAATCAAAATAACAGTGCAAATCAGCCGATTCTAAACTCAGTGAAGCAAGAAGGTGATCATAACAATCCGACGGATGACATGCCCG ATTGCAGTGGTAACGTGATCACTGCGGACGGtattcaaccattagttagtaATGTTCTTGCGAAACAGATGGGAACTAGCACGGGAAGTGGTGAAGCTCAGTATATGCAACAACAAAGTCAAATTTTTGTATTTTCTACAACATTAGCGAATAAAGGTGCAGATGCAGTGTTGCAAGGACAGTATCCATCAATTATCGCTTACCATTGTGCACAGCCGGGCACTAAAAAGTATTTGGAG AAACTTCCTAATAAAGTTAATCAATTTCGTCAAAATCCTGCACAATGGTTAAACAATCTTGCAATGATGAAACAAAAGGGACATCAAGGAGGTACAAATAATACTTTTCAAAATGAGCAACCTCCAGATTTACCAGCCCTTGATCCTAATGCTCCTCCATTTTGGAATGAACAACCTAATCTAAGGAACTTGAACGGTGGTAATACTCTTGGTAACTCTGAACCATCGTTGGACGATGCAAATATAGATGTGCCTTGCCTAGTACCAAGTTCACCTGGTAATTCAG CGAATCCGCAACCTTCTAATAGTACTACAATGGGCCATAGTCCCAATTTATTAGGAGGTACTACCAGTCCAGGTCCGGGCAGTTTACAGCCATCACTGCAAGGTGTGAAAGTTCCGGACGAAAATTTAACCCCGCAACAAAGGCAACATCGAGAAGTTCAGTTAGCGACTATTAGGAAAATGCAAATGATGCTGTTCCCTGAACATAAAGAGGAACCCGCTAATACGCTAGACGCGGCACAGGGAACAGCAGTATCGACGTGTCCGTCAACAAATGTTCCTTCGGTTGTACCAACTCAATGTCCTCCGACTATGGATTGGCACAAATTGCATCAGTTTCATGATGGGAAAAACAAG GCCAGTGTTGGAAGTCCTGGAACTGGTGTTCCTTTACGAGGTGCTAATATGGTTGGTGTTCCACGCAGTCAAGGTCCACCGCCTCCATATCATCAAACAACCCGATCTGCGAGTGTGCCAATCGCGATACAAAGTCCAAATCCTTCTTCACCTAACAATCCGACCAGTAATTTATCGCTGCCGTCACCTCGCGCTAGTTCAGCTCTAAATTCTCCCGCAGACTGCAACAGACAGTTTCAACTTAGCAATCAGAGAACAAGCCACCTACCTGGACAAAGTCCGACCAGTCAAGACTCTCCGAATCCTACGGTTGGAAATGCAACAGCCGTATCAACAACGAGACTTAATCACAGTAATCCAGGAACTCCTGTTTCTCACTCACACATTTCGACGCTTAGCCCTAGTGGAACGACTGCTCAAAAAGATTCTTCTTTAGACTTCTCCACCAGTCAACCTCCGAATG TGGATGGTATGTTTTGCCGCACGCTGCAATCCTTAGCTCAGCAAAAGCAGCAACACGGAGCGGTGAACGCAGCGGGTGTTAAGGAAGCGAATCTGATGCCGGTACCGAGTCCTCAACAGATTCAATATCTTAACACCTTTGAGGGACAGGAATTGACTATACAGAAGCAACCAAATACAAGTCTGAAGGATGGCAATTTATCTAC AAATACGGCCAGCAATACAGATATATCGAACAGAATTTTGCCAGGAAATTTGGACAGTAGCAATCAATTTCCTGCCAGATCTGAGGGTGCGAGTCCGGTTCAAATGGATAGCATGAATCGTGGTTTCACAGGCTCCTTACACAGTCCACATACTCCACATACTCCACATACGCCGGGCAATGGTGCTCCACATACGCCGGTCGACCCTGGTAAATCTGGAAACAAGTCGAGTGCGAGTGCCCAAAGTAGTCCAGCTCCGCACAACACGAATATACCAGATAGTATGGGTCCCCCACGAACAGTACCAGCATCGCCTACCACAAAATCAGATACATCACCGCCATCAACGAAAGATACTCAACAACAGCAAACTCAGTcccaacaacagcaacagcaatcGCAACAACAATCACAGCAGCCAccccaacagcagcagcagcagcagcagcaacaacaacaacaacagcagcagcagcaacaacaacaacagaacACAGTTACGAATCAAAGTAATAGCGGGAATACAACGGTGGTGCCATCTTTAGGTGGTCCAAGCGCCGCTTTCCCTTGCGGCAGACCGTCTATTAATGTGAGTCAACCTTCAGACAATGTGCCTCTTAATCCCAACAATATCGGAGGGCGACTGGGCAGTCTAACTGCAATGAGTACAAATCACTTCGATCCTATAACTTCCCTGGCTCAAATGAGCCAGCAACTGACCAACACAGCGGCCAGCAACTCGTTAGGTAACGAAGGACCGATTCATTCTGGAAACACCGGGATGATGCAGTTCGGGAATCCTCACGGTATGCATATGATGCAAATGGGCGGCGAAATGAACGGAAGTTGCCACATGGGAGGTCCGGCTAACGAGCCAGGCGAAGTAGGAGGTATGTGTATGGGTCTGGCAGGGCCGCCGACCAGCTACAGTCCGACAACTTCGCACACAGGAAGCCCGGGTGTGCCCAGTAAAATGGGACATCCCATTATGGGTCACGGGATGATGAGCAGTCATTCGAGTAATGCGGCTGGCACGTATCCTGGTGGTGATCCTCACGGACCACCGCCAAGATTGATGACGGGACACGTGACTGGTCCTAGTCCTTACAACGGAGCGAACGTTCAAGTGAAACCTAGCGCTCCAAACACGATACAATATCTACCAGCAAGGCCCAACGTTGGCCACACGCCTAGAGGGCCGCCTAGCTTGGACTTCCTGCAACGATTCACGAATCCCTTGTCTAATTTAGAGTCAAAGATGGGCACACCGTCTGTAAATCTTCAGTACTTCCCGAATGGTTGTGTACCAAACAGTATGGGCCCGCATAGCGGCATGCCATCAACCATGAGTGGTGGACTTCCTGCAATGGGTGGTTCTCCGAGGATGGACGGGCAATCGATGAATACGTCCGTTGGCGTGCATCCGTCGATGAGACCAGTCGGCAATATGAGACCCCAGCCTAATCTGATGCGAATGCAGCATATGGTTGGTGGTGGCGTCTTTCCAGGCGGTTCGATGGACCCGGATAAAGTCTTCCCGCCCGACATGGTATCGCAAGTTCCCAATCAACCAAACCCTGGCATGTACGTATCCGGCAGCAAAGGCAGTCCCATGGGATTAGGACCGCCGCCAGACGCGACTCAGCCGTTACCTCCGAGCATGGGTGGTGCTACTAGTAATTTCAAGAACAGTCCGTTCGTCGGTAGCGGACCTAGCATGTCGGATCCCAATTATGCTCAACAATTCCACAACTTCCAGCAACAGCTTTACGCAACTGGGACGAGGGGTAGTGGACCGCCGCATCCCTCTCTACATCCGCCGCCGAACTCACATTCGCATCAGCAATTCTTCATGCCGAAATAG